A part of Silvimonas soli genomic DNA contains:
- a CDS encoding 2Fe-2S iron-sulfur cluster-binding protein yields MPAVTFASEKLAQPLTVQGEPGQRLIDVVRDQVAAGKLPMAWRCGQGTCGACVVRLLHEGQPRPVQLGGIERNVLIRAGLMAPSAPRTLPDSPELPRLACHIVLEREIFVYF; encoded by the coding sequence ATGCCCGCAGTGACGTTTGCTTCAGAAAAACTGGCACAGCCGCTGACAGTCCAGGGTGAGCCGGGTCAGCGGTTGATTGACGTGGTGCGCGACCAGGTGGCGGCGGGCAAGCTGCCCATGGCCTGGCGCTGCGGGCAAGGCACCTGCGGCGCGTGCGTGGTGCGCTTGCTGCACGAAGGCCAGCCGCGCCCGGTGCAATTGGGCGGGATTGAACGCAATGTGTTGATCCGCGCCGGGCTGATGGCGCCCTCTGCGCCACGCACTTTACCTGACAGCCCAGAGCTGCCAAGGCTGGCGTGTCATATCGTGCTGGAGCGCGAAATTTTCGTATATTTCTAA
- a CDS encoding RidA family protein produces the protein MSDITRYGVGGGTGTGGQHLPFARAAGADGWLFVSGQTPMENGEVIEGGIVAQSHKTIQNVLAILQEAGYGPEHVVRCGVWLDDPRDFQSFNKVFKEYFGENPPARACVVSSMVIDCKVEVDCVAYKKP, from the coding sequence ATGAGCGATATCACCCGGTATGGCGTAGGTGGCGGCACCGGTACTGGTGGTCAGCACCTGCCGTTTGCCCGTGCGGCAGGCGCGGATGGCTGGTTGTTTGTCTCTGGCCAGACCCCGATGGAAAACGGTGAAGTGATTGAAGGCGGCATCGTCGCGCAATCACACAAGACCATCCAGAACGTACTGGCGATTTTGCAAGAAGCCGGTTACGGCCCGGAACACGTGGTGCGCTGTGGCGTGTGGCTGGACGATCCGCGTGACTTCCAGTCGTTCAACAAAGTGTTCAAGGAATACTTTGGCGAGAACCCGCCCGCGCGCGCCTGCGTGGTGTCGAGCATGGTCATCGACTGCAAGGTTGAAGTCGATTGCGTGGCGTACAAGAAGCCATAA
- a CDS encoding N-acyl-D-amino-acid deacylase family protein, which produces MNQCETLIINARIVDGSGAPAYPADVAINEGRIAAIGQLRDWQATQTIDANGKVLSPGFIDVHTHDDTNVIRQPQMWPKLSQGVTTVIVGNCGISASPVTLKGDPPDPMNLLGTAEAFQYPTFSAYVDAVNQAQPSVNVAALIGHTALRQNHMSTLDRTATPEETAAMRTQLSEALDHGALGLSTGLAYANAYAASTQEIMTLAEPLADAGGIYTTHLRSEFAEILDAMDEAFQTGKHARVPVVISHLKCAGVENWGRTVDVLKALDEARKDQVVGCDCYPYTASSSTLDLKQVTDEIDILVTWSQSHPEMGGKLLAEIAAEWRVEQIEAAKRLQPAGAVYHCMSEADVRNVLRHPATAVGSDGLPNDPLPHPRLWGAFPRVLGYYCREQQIFELPEAVHKMTGLSAERFGLAERGFVRAGYWADLVLFDPETVRDAATFTDPLQPAEGIAAVWVNGVLSAQNKQPTGQRAGTFLARGRVGGAG; this is translated from the coding sequence ATGAACCAGTGTGAAACCCTGATTATCAACGCGCGGATTGTCGACGGCAGTGGCGCGCCCGCCTACCCGGCTGATGTGGCTATCAACGAGGGCCGCATCGCCGCCATCGGCCAGCTGCGAGACTGGCAAGCAACCCAAACCATTGATGCCAACGGCAAGGTGCTCAGCCCCGGGTTTATTGACGTGCATACCCACGACGACACCAACGTGATTCGTCAGCCGCAAATGTGGCCCAAGCTCTCGCAAGGCGTGACGACGGTGATTGTCGGCAACTGCGGCATCAGCGCGTCGCCAGTGACGCTCAAGGGCGATCCGCCGGACCCGATGAACCTGCTGGGTACCGCCGAGGCGTTTCAATATCCAACTTTCAGTGCGTATGTGGATGCAGTGAATCAGGCGCAGCCTTCGGTCAACGTCGCTGCGTTGATTGGCCACACCGCCTTGCGCCAAAACCATATGAGCACGCTGGATCGCACTGCTACGCCAGAAGAAACCGCGGCCATGCGTACGCAGTTGAGCGAGGCGCTGGATCACGGCGCGTTGGGGTTATCCACCGGGCTGGCCTATGCCAATGCCTATGCCGCAAGTACGCAGGAAATCATGACGCTGGCAGAACCGTTGGCTGATGCTGGTGGTATCTACACCACGCATCTGCGCAGCGAGTTCGCCGAGATTCTGGACGCCATGGACGAAGCCTTCCAGACCGGCAAACACGCCCGCGTGCCGGTGGTGATCTCGCATCTTAAATGCGCTGGCGTCGAAAACTGGGGTCGCACCGTAGATGTGCTCAAGGCGCTGGACGAAGCGCGTAAGGATCAAGTGGTCGGCTGTGATTGTTATCCGTATACCGCCAGCTCATCCACCCTGGATTTGAAACAAGTCACCGACGAGATCGACATTCTGGTCACCTGGTCGCAAAGCCACCCGGAAATGGGCGGCAAATTGCTGGCCGAAATCGCCGCGGAATGGCGGGTGGAGCAGATCGAAGCGGCCAAGCGGCTGCAACCGGCGGGCGCCGTGTATCACTGCATGAGTGAGGCTGATGTGCGCAATGTACTGCGCCACCCGGCCACCGCAGTGGGCTCGGATGGTCTGCCCAACGACCCGTTGCCGCATCCACGCTTGTGGGGCGCATTCCCGCGCGTGCTCGGGTACTACTGCCGCGAACAACAGATTTTTGAATTGCCGGAAGCCGTCCACAAAATGACCGGCTTGTCGGCAGAGCGTTTTGGATTGGCCGAACGTGGTTTTGTCCGCGCAGGATATTGGGCGGATCTGGTGCTATTCGACCCCGAAACCGTACGCGATGCCGCGACATTTACCGACCCGCTGCAACCGGCGGAAGGGATTGCCGCAGTGTGGGTGAACGGCGTGTTGTCGGCACAAAACAAGCAGCCGACCGGCCAGCGTGCCGGGACGTTTCTGGCGCGGGGAAGAGTAGGCGGCGCGGGTTGA
- a CDS encoding MurR/RpiR family transcriptional regulator, with product MEPTFDIVTRIAERSGELSVSEQKVARLILSDLAAASAASIDTLAEQAGVSKASVTRFAKVLGCADVRELKRRLAQASAIGTRFLQPRSDAPANSADVVYQDIVALLQANRELINLDIVRKAASAVGNARMVYAFGMGGGSTVVADEARFRLVRLGVPVATYQDAVLQRVVAATMDTQSVVLAFSVTGQVPELLASVAIAREYGARVVAITALGSPLAKLADHLLPIQTMETDFVFKPSSSRYAMLMALDILATEVALLERDQSQELLRRIKYVLDTSRGGDDRQPLGD from the coding sequence ATGGAACCCACCTTCGACATCGTTACCCGCATTGCTGAACGCAGTGGCGAGCTGAGCGTATCCGAGCAAAAAGTGGCGCGGCTGATCCTGTCTGATCTGGCCGCCGCCAGTGCCGCCAGTATTGATACGCTGGCCGAACAAGCCGGGGTGAGTAAAGCCAGTGTGACGCGCTTTGCCAAGGTGCTGGGTTGCGCGGACGTACGCGAACTCAAACGCCGCCTGGCGCAGGCCAGCGCTATCGGCACCCGTTTTTTGCAGCCACGTTCTGACGCGCCTGCCAACAGTGCCGATGTGGTGTACCAAGACATCGTGGCGCTGCTGCAGGCCAATCGCGAGTTAATCAATCTAGACATAGTACGCAAGGCGGCTAGCGCGGTTGGCAACGCGCGCATGGTCTATGCATTTGGTATGGGTGGTGGTTCCACTGTAGTCGCTGACGAGGCGCGTTTCCGGCTGGTGCGCCTGGGCGTGCCCGTGGCCACATATCAAGACGCCGTGCTGCAGCGTGTGGTTGCCGCCACCATGGATACGCAAAGTGTGGTGCTGGCATTTTCAGTCACCGGCCAGGTGCCGGAGTTACTGGCCAGTGTAGCCATCGCCCGCGAATACGGCGCGCGGGTGGTGGCGATTACCGCATTGGGATCGCCACTGGCCAAGTTGGCCGACCACCTATTGCCGATCCAGACCATGGAAACGGACTTTGTGTTCAAACCATCCAGTTCGCGTTACGCGATGTTGATGGCGCTGGATATTCTGGCCACCGAAGTGGCTTTGCTGGAGCGCGACCAGAGTCAGGAGCTATTGCGGCGGATCAAATACGTGCTCGATACCAGCCGTGGCGGCGATGACCGCCAGCCGCTGGGCGATTGA
- a CDS encoding amino acid deaminase, whose protein sequence is MTDTNYQSGMIDPLNKGLGALDAPISPAAATGLGWRLLDEEISLPAAVLYEDLIQHNLQWMQQFVSEYGAKLAPHGKTTMAPKLFARQIAAGAWGITLATAHQTQVAYQHGIRRVLMANQLVGRRNMEIVADLLRDPSFEYFCLVDSAAGVNLLGQFFSERGQTLQVLLELGVAGGRTGARDVTQQAEIIAALARWPDALKLAGVEVYEGVLKEEADIRAFLQRAVGVARELAQSGWIKRYPAVLSGAGSAWYDVVAQEFSKADIGMPLDVVLRPGCYLTHDVGIYKAAQAQIQTRNPIARKLRSSLKPALQLWACVQSIPEPEKAIIALGKRDAAFDAGLPTPAQRYRPGSAAPVAVPAHWLLTGMMDQHAYMQIQPGDDLQVGDLIAFDISHPCLTFDKWRHIPVLDADFRVVDVVQTFF, encoded by the coding sequence ATGACTGATACAAACTACCAAAGTGGCATGATTGATCCGCTCAACAAAGGGCTGGGCGCACTGGATGCACCCATTTCTCCAGCTGCCGCCACCGGCTTGGGCTGGCGCTTGCTGGACGAAGAAATCAGCCTGCCCGCCGCCGTGCTGTATGAAGATTTGATCCAGCACAATCTGCAGTGGATGCAGCAATTTGTCAGCGAGTACGGCGCCAAACTGGCGCCGCATGGCAAGACCACCATGGCGCCCAAGTTGTTTGCGCGGCAAATCGCCGCTGGTGCCTGGGGCATTACCCTGGCCACGGCGCATCAGACGCAAGTGGCCTATCAACACGGTATTCGCCGGGTGCTGATGGCCAATCAACTGGTCGGCCGCCGCAATATGGAGATCGTGGCCGATCTGCTGCGCGACCCGTCCTTCGAATATTTCTGTCTGGTCGACTCCGCCGCCGGGGTCAATCTGTTGGGGCAGTTTTTCAGTGAGCGCGGCCAGACGCTACAAGTGCTGCTGGAACTGGGCGTAGCCGGTGGCCGTACCGGCGCACGTGATGTCACGCAGCAAGCCGAAATTATCGCCGCCCTTGCCCGCTGGCCGGATGCGCTCAAGCTGGCCGGGGTTGAAGTCTACGAAGGCGTGCTGAAAGAAGAAGCCGATATCCGCGCCTTTTTGCAGCGCGCCGTGGGCGTTGCCCGTGAACTGGCCCAAAGCGGCTGGATCAAGCGTTACCCCGCCGTGTTGTCCGGTGCCGGTTCGGCCTGGTACGACGTGGTGGCGCAAGAGTTCTCCAAAGCCGATATTGGCATGCCGCTGGACGTGGTGTTGCGACCCGGCTGTTATCTGACCCATGACGTGGGCATTTACAAGGCAGCGCAGGCGCAAATCCAGACCCGCAATCCGATTGCGCGCAAGCTGCGTTCCAGCCTGAAACCGGCACTACAACTGTGGGCTTGCGTGCAATCCATCCCTGAACCAGAGAAAGCCATCATCGCACTGGGCAAACGCGACGCCGCCTTTGATGCCGGCCTGCCTACCCCGGCGCAACGCTATCGCCCCGGCAGCGCGGCACCGGTTGCTGTTCCGGCGCACTGGCTGCTGACCGGCATGATGGATCAGCACGCCTATATGCAAATCCAGCCCGGCGATGATCTGCAAGTGGGCGACTTGATCGCCTTTGATATCTCCCACCCCTGCCTGACCTTCGACAAATGGCGGCATATCCCGGTGCTGGACGCCGATTTTAGGGTTGTCGATGTAGTCCAGACCTTCTTCTGA
- a CDS encoding GntP family permease, translating to MVQGSMLLIYALVAIVALIVLIARFKMNPFITLLVVSFVLAVSVGMPMTTIVKSFETGVGNTLGHIALVIALGTMLGKMMAESGGAEQIALTLIRWFGEKNVHWAMVTIGLVVGLPVFFEVGFVLLIPIAFNVAKRTGSSMVLVGISMVAGLSVVHGLIPPHPAALLAVTAYHADIGKTIFYALIVGIPTAILAGPVFAKQISKYVKLDGENPMMKQFAQQQARELPSFGITLATILLPVVLMLIGSWADVFFAKGSLGNDFLRLIGNSVMALLIATLVSFWTLGFARGLSRETILKFSNECLAPTATITLVVGAGGGFGRILMDSGVSKVVVDMATSAHISPLLLGWMVAVLIRLATGSATVAMTTACGIVAPIAMAAGAHAELMVLATGAGSLIFSHVNDGGFWLVKEYFNMTVPQTLKTWSVCETIISVVALLLTLALATVV from the coding sequence ATGGTGCAGGGAAGCATGCTGCTGATTTACGCCCTGGTGGCGATTGTGGCGCTGATCGTTCTGATCGCGCGCTTCAAGATGAATCCGTTTATTACCTTGTTGGTGGTGTCATTTGTGCTGGCCGTTTCGGTCGGCATGCCCATGACCACCATCGTCAAATCGTTTGAAACGGGGGTTGGCAATACGCTGGGGCATATTGCGCTGGTGATTGCGCTGGGCACCATGCTCGGCAAGATGATGGCCGAATCAGGCGGCGCGGAGCAGATCGCGCTGACGCTGATTCGCTGGTTCGGTGAGAAAAACGTGCACTGGGCCATGGTGACCATTGGCTTGGTCGTGGGTCTGCCGGTGTTCTTTGAAGTCGGCTTTGTGTTGCTGATCCCGATTGCCTTTAACGTTGCCAAACGCACTGGCTCGTCGATGGTGCTGGTCGGTATCTCGATGGTGGCTGGCTTGTCGGTGGTGCACGGTTTGATCCCGCCTCACCCTGCGGCTTTGCTGGCGGTGACGGCTTATCATGCCGATATCGGCAAGACCATTTTCTACGCCTTGATTGTCGGTATCCCGACCGCCATTCTGGCTGGCCCGGTGTTTGCCAAACAGATCAGCAAGTACGTGAAGCTGGATGGCGAAAACCCGATGATGAAGCAGTTCGCGCAACAGCAAGCGCGTGAACTGCCTAGCTTTGGCATTACGCTGGCCACTATTTTGTTGCCGGTTGTGCTGATGCTGATCGGCAGTTGGGCTGACGTCTTCTTTGCCAAGGGCTCGCTGGGGAATGATTTCCTGCGCTTGATCGGCAATTCAGTGATGGCGCTGCTGATTGCCACGCTGGTCAGCTTCTGGACTCTGGGCTTTGCCCGCGGCCTGAGCCGCGAGACCATCCTCAAGTTCAGCAACGAATGTCTGGCTCCAACCGCCACCATTACTCTGGTGGTCGGCGCGGGCGGCGGCTTTGGCCGCATCCTGATGGATAGCGGCGTATCCAAGGTAGTGGTGGATATGGCCACCAGCGCGCATATCTCGCCGCTGCTGCTGGGCTGGATGGTGGCAGTGCTGATTCGCCTGGCTACCGGCTCGGCCACTGTGGCGATGACCACGGCTTGCGGCATCGTGGCCCCAATCGCCATGGCAGCCGGCGCACATGCTGAACTGATGGTGCTGGCTACCGGCGCGGGTTCGCTGATCTTCTCGCATGTGAATGACGGTGGGTTCTGGCTGGTGAAGGAATACTTCAACATGACCGTACCGCAAACGCTTAAAACCTGGTCAGTGTGTGAAACGATTATCTCGGTAGTGGCATTGTTGCTAACCCTGGCGCTGGCCACAGTGGTTTAA
- a CDS encoding gluconokinase — translation MILILMGVSGSGKTTVGQLLAQKLGCGFSDADVFHSESNIAKMHNGIPLTDDDRWPWLASIRAAIEDYRARGITHVFTCSALKEIYREKLAHAGESDIHFVLLNGSVALLQQRLAQRKGHFFDPHLLQSQIDILEIPDNAIVVDIAPAPDEIADEVLRRLK, via the coding sequence ATGATTCTGATCTTGATGGGTGTATCTGGCAGCGGCAAAACCACCGTTGGCCAACTGCTGGCGCAAAAACTGGGCTGCGGTTTCTCGGATGCCGATGTGTTTCACAGCGAATCCAATATTGCGAAGATGCACAACGGCATCCCGCTAACCGACGACGACCGCTGGCCCTGGCTGGCGTCGATCCGCGCCGCCATCGAGGACTACCGCGCCCGCGGCATCACCCACGTGTTTACTTGCTCCGCGCTGAAGGAAATCTACCGCGAGAAGCTGGCCCATGCCGGTGAGAGCGATATTCACTTTGTGCTGCTTAATGGTTCGGTTGCGCTGCTGCAGCAGCGCCTCGCGCAACGCAAAGGCCACTTCTTTGACCCGCACCTGCTGCAAAGCCAGATTGATATTCTGGAGATTCCGGACAACGCGATTGTGGTCGATATCGCCCCAGCGCCGGATGAAATTGCCGATGAGGTTTTGCGGCGGTTGAAGTAG
- a CDS encoding DegV family protein, translated as MRIGIVTDSCCDLPRSFLDEHGIVILPITIHGSDGQTFLDSRDPQATQAFYRDRLTGGATGFESSPFSTDEIRKLFLDKLVVEFDYVFCLTVMSSRSRIHEYATQASLSILNSYKPIRESAGVTGPFSLRVFDSNNLFTGQGLMVAEVARMAAAESSTLEIIRHIERLQKTTQAFLIPENLGQLRTQARRKGDKSVGLMSYMMGSALDIKPVVRGFQGDTQPVGRVRGFEAGVQKLFDLAVTHIESGLDAPTICVSYGGDPARVAALPGFSRLEKVARQHEVRVLVCEMSLTAGVNIGTGGVSVAFASPREATLD; from the coding sequence ATGCGCATCGGCATCGTTACCGATTCCTGCTGCGACTTGCCACGTTCGTTCCTGGACGAACATGGCATCGTGATTCTGCCCATCACCATCCACGGCTCGGATGGACAAACATTTCTGGATAGTCGAGATCCACAAGCGACCCAGGCGTTTTATCGCGACCGCCTTACTGGTGGCGCTACCGGATTTGAATCGTCACCGTTTTCCACCGATGAAATCCGCAAGCTGTTCCTGGACAAATTGGTGGTCGAATTCGATTACGTGTTTTGTCTGACGGTGATGTCCAGCCGCAGCCGGATTCACGAATACGCCACGCAAGCGTCATTGAGCATTCTCAATAGCTACAAACCCATCCGTGAAAGCGCTGGCGTTACCGGGCCGTTTTCCCTGCGCGTGTTTGACAGCAATAACCTGTTTACCGGGCAAGGGCTGATGGTGGCCGAGGTGGCGCGGATGGCTGCGGCGGAGAGTTCCACGCTGGAGATCATCCGTCATATCGAGCGCCTGCAAAAAACCACGCAAGCGTTTTTGATTCCGGAAAATCTCGGCCAGTTGCGCACCCAGGCGCGGCGCAAAGGCGACAAGAGCGTGGGTCTGATGTCTTACATGATGGGTTCGGCGCTGGATATCAAACCGGTAGTGCGTGGCTTCCAGGGCGATACGCAACCAGTTGGCCGCGTGCGCGGGTTTGAAGCTGGTGTGCAGAAACTGTTTGATCTGGCCGTCACGCATATCGAAAGCGGGCTGGACGCACCAACCATCTGCGTGAGTTACGGTGGCGATCCGGCACGGGTTGCGGCGCTGCCAGGCTTTAGCAGACTGGAAAAAGTCGCCCGCCAGCATGAAGTGCGAGTGCTGGTGTGCGAGATGAGCCTGACTGCCGGGGTGAATATCGGCACTGGCGGGGTTTCCGTGGCATTCGCTTCGCCGCGCGAAGCCACGCTGGACTAA
- a CDS encoding bifunctional metallophosphatase/5'-nucleotidase has product MRFSLLTAVFCCAIFLARFAQASEMPVAGKPFEVEILALNDLHGNLLPTPFYAPQPDGSRKMIPAGGIDALGAMVRQERARNPHLIFVGGGDLIGASPLTSGLLRDEPTIDALNQLGLEFSALGNHELDRGRDELLRMQNGGCQSNEAQRACKYQPGYSGAKFRWIAANVIDTVTRQPLLPPYVIREAHGVPIAFIGAVLKSTPLIVEPDGVAGLRFEDEAEAINRTVAQLRKQGIKVFVALIHQGGDTRQRFDVSDCDTLTGEIVGIAKRLDPDVHTVISGHTHRGYQCRVDHKLVTQAEDYGHLLTRITLTIDPVTGKEIRQRSVNLVVDPARLPADPAMQGIVARAEALTEPAARQTVAKLAVEQVVRAGKMHPDTGEAPLGDLVADAYLSATKIYGTQIVFLNRGTMRDDLPHALPNPQQTVNFGDAFATLPFNNNLVVMTLTGAQIKSALEQQWVLTASTAHVMQVSSGFSYAWDAGLPINERIDATSMMLHGHPIEPEQNYRVVMNDFLAEGGDGVTVFRDGLDRVVTPVLDLQALTGYLQHKAAMGQPAGRKVAADRIIRRN; this is encoded by the coding sequence ATGCGCTTTTCGCTTCTGACCGCTGTTTTCTGTTGTGCCATTTTCCTGGCCCGTTTTGCCCAGGCTTCCGAAATGCCAGTGGCGGGCAAACCGTTTGAGGTCGAAATCCTTGCCTTGAATGATCTGCATGGCAATCTGCTGCCCACGCCGTTTTACGCGCCGCAGCCCGATGGCAGTCGCAAGATGATTCCTGCGGGTGGCATAGACGCGCTGGGAGCCATGGTGCGCCAGGAACGCGCCCGCAATCCGCATTTAATATTTGTCGGCGGCGGCGATTTGATCGGGGCCAGTCCGCTCACCTCCGGGCTGTTGCGTGACGAGCCGACCATTGACGCACTCAACCAGCTCGGGCTGGAGTTCAGTGCGCTCGGCAACCACGAACTGGACCGGGGCCGCGATGAACTGCTGCGCATGCAAAACGGCGGTTGCCAGTCAAACGAAGCGCAGCGGGCCTGCAAGTATCAGCCTGGTTACAGCGGCGCAAAATTTCGCTGGATCGCCGCCAACGTCATCGACACCGTTACGCGCCAGCCGTTGTTGCCACCGTACGTGATCCGCGAGGCCCACGGCGTACCCATCGCCTTTATTGGCGCGGTGCTCAAATCCACGCCGCTGATTGTCGAACCCGATGGCGTTGCCGGTTTGCGTTTTGAAGATGAGGCCGAGGCCATCAACCGCACCGTGGCGCAACTGCGCAAACAGGGCATCAAGGTTTTTGTGGCCCTGATTCACCAAGGCGGCGACACCCGTCAGCGCTTTGACGTGAGCGATTGCGATACCTTGACCGGCGAGATTGTCGGCATTGCCAAACGGCTGGACCCGGACGTGCATACGGTGATCTCCGGTCACACCCATCGCGGCTACCAATGCCGGGTAGACCACAAGCTGGTGACGCAAGCGGAAGACTACGGCCACTTGCTGACCCGTATCACGCTGACCATCGACCCGGTCACCGGCAAGGAAATCCGCCAGCGCTCGGTGAACCTGGTGGTCGACCCGGCCCGCTTGCCCGCCGACCCGGCCATGCAGGGGATTGTGGCTCGCGCCGAAGCGCTGACTGAGCCCGCCGCGCGCCAGACCGTCGCAAAACTGGCCGTCGAGCAGGTCGTGCGCGCCGGTAAAATGCATCCGGATACGGGCGAAGCGCCATTGGGCGATCTGGTGGCGGATGCTTATCTGTCGGCCACCAAAATCTACGGCACGCAGATCGTATTTTTGAATCGCGGCACCATGCGCGACGATTTGCCGCATGCTTTGCCCAATCCGCAACAGACCGTCAATTTTGGCGATGCCTTTGCCACGCTGCCGTTCAATAACAATCTGGTGGTGATGACGTTGACCGGTGCGCAGATCAAGTCGGCGCTGGAACAGCAATGGGTGCTGACGGCCTCCACCGCGCATGTCATGCAGGTATCAAGTGGATTCAGCTATGCCTGGGATGCGGGTCTGCCCATCAACGAACGTATCGACGCCACTTCAATGATGCTTCACGGGCATCCCATTGAGCCGGAGCAAAACTACCGCGTGGTGATGAACGACTTTCTGGCGGAAGGGGGAGACGGCGTGACCGTGTTTCGCGATGGGTTAGACCGCGTGGTCACGCCGGTGCTGGATCTGCAAGCGCTGACCGGCTATCTGCAGCACAAGGCCGCAATGGGCCAGCCAGCAGGCCGCAAAGTTGCCGCAGACCGGATTATCCGGCGCAATTAA
- the gpmA gene encoding 2,3-diphosphoglycerate-dependent phosphoglycerate mutase, with product MAKLVLVRHGESQWNLENRFTGWIDVDLTEKGAAEARDAGRRLKAAGYTFDIAYTSVLKRAIRTLWHIQDEMDLMWIPVQIDWRLNERHYGALSGLNKAETAAQHGDEQVRIWRRSYDVRPPALEPGDKRDVFGDPRYAGAPRAEVPLTECLKDTVFRVLPYWESHISQSLREGKNVLIAAHGNSLRALVKYLENVSDADIMGVEIPNGAPLIYDFDADLKPTRIGYLD from the coding sequence ATGGCCAAACTGGTACTTGTTCGCCACGGCGAATCGCAATGGAATCTGGAAAACCGCTTTACCGGCTGGATTGATGTCGATCTCACCGAAAAAGGCGCGGCCGAGGCACGGGATGCCGGGCGACGTTTGAAAGCGGCGGGTTACACGTTCGACATTGCGTATACCTCGGTGCTGAAACGGGCGATCCGCACGCTGTGGCATATCCAGGACGAAATGGATCTCATGTGGATTCCGGTGCAGATCGACTGGCGACTGAATGAACGTCATTACGGCGCGCTATCTGGCCTGAACAAAGCCGAAACAGCGGCGCAGCACGGCGATGAACAAGTACGCATCTGGCGTCGCAGTTATGACGTGCGCCCGCCGGCGCTGGAACCTGGCGACAAGCGCGATGTGTTTGGCGATCCGCGTTACGCCGGAGCGCCACGCGCAGAAGTGCCGCTGACCGAATGCCTGAAAGACACCGTGTTCCGGGTGCTGCCGTATTGGGAATCGCACATTTCGCAATCGCTGCGCGAGGGCAAGAATGTGTTGATTGCCGCGCACGGCAACTCGTTGCGCGCGTTGGTGAAATACCTGGAAAACGTATCTGATGCGGACATCATGGGGGTGGAAATTCCCAACGGTGCACCGCTGATTTACGACTTTGATGCGGACCTGAAACCCACCCGCATCGGCTATCTGGACTGA
- a CDS encoding SlyX family protein, producing the protein MESRITELEIKVALQDDLLETLNKIVAEQSQQISRLQQDLRELAGNVRTLENYRPTSLADEIPPHY; encoded by the coding sequence ATGGAATCGCGTATCACTGAACTGGAAATCAAGGTCGCCCTGCAAGACGACCTGCTCGAAACGCTCAATAAAATTGTGGCCGAGCAATCGCAACAAATCAGCCGCTTGCAGCAAGATTTGCGGGAGCTGGCAGGCAACGTGCGCACGCTGGAAAACTATCGCCCGACTTCACTGGCCGACGAAATTCCGCCGCATTACTGA
- a CDS encoding CreA family protein, with product MKTWFAIASGTLLLAIAMGAWAEEIGSVDTAFQLVGPDHKIVVEAFDDPSVSGISCYVSRAKTGGLSGAVGMAKDPSRFSVACRQVGEIKFLKPIPKQEEVFKQGASFIFKHVRVVRLVDAKRNTLAYLTYSDKVVDGSPDNAIAVVAVSGQTIPLKP from the coding sequence ATGAAAACCTGGTTTGCCATTGCAAGTGGCACGCTCTTGCTAGCGATTGCCATGGGTGCGTGGGCGGAAGAAATCGGCTCGGTCGATACTGCCTTCCAGCTGGTCGGGCCGGACCACAAGATCGTGGTCGAAGCCTTTGATGACCCTTCCGTTTCGGGCATTTCTTGCTACGTGTCGCGTGCCAAAACCGGTGGCTTGAGCGGTGCCGTGGGCATGGCCAAAGACCCGTCGCGGTTCTCGGTGGCTTGCCGCCAGGTGGGCGAGATCAAGTTTCTCAAGCCTATCCCCAAGCAGGAAGAAGTCTTCAAGCAAGGAGCGTCGTTTATCTTCAAACATGTACGGGTGGTGCGGTTGGTAGATGCCAAACGCAATACGCTGGCTTATCTGACGTATTCGGACAAAGTGGTGGATGGCAGCCCGGATAACGCCATTGCGGTGGTGGCGGTGAGCGGGCAAACCATTCCGCTCAAACCGTAA